The genomic DNA ACGGGATCATTCAATTTCAATAGTTCACCACAGCCGCAAGTGATCATCACTTGCGGCCATGCATCACCAAAATAATCAAAAGCATTGCTGGACATTCTTTAATCACTGATTAGAATGTTTATAAGCGCCCACAGTTTATCGCTGGGTTATTTGCACAAAAAGAATCAAGCAGCAACGTTAACGTCGGAGCTGAAGGTATCGCCCTTCGCCGGTTAGCCGTATTGATGCAGTCACTTACCGGTGGCCGCGTTTGAATACACGCTGAAGCTCAGGCCAGAAGTGGTTAACGCGTTCTTGAGTCGTAGCGAAGGTTAAAAACCATGTCAAAATCTGAATCTCAGCCAGAAATGCTATCTGGTGGTGAAATGCTTTGTCGCGCATTAGAAGACGAAGGGGTCGAATACGTTTATGGCTACCCCGGCGGCTCAGTGCTCCATATATACGATGCCTTACACCGACAAGAAAAATTAAAACACATTCTAGTTCGTCACGAACAAGCCGCCACGCATATGGCCGATGCTTATGCACGAGCCAGTGGTAAAGCTGGTGTTGTATTGGTGACGTCAGGTCCAGGTGCAACAAACGCAATTACCGGAATTGCAACAGCCTATATGGATTCCATTCCGATGGTCGTCATTACGGGTCAGGTGATGAGCCACTTGATCGGTTGCGATGCGTTCCAAGAAACTGATATGCTCGGTATTTCTCGCCCGGTGGTTAAACACAATATTCTAGTAAAATCGGCAGAAGAGATTCCTTTAGCCATTAAAAAAGCCTTCTACATTGCTCAAAGTGGACGCCCTGGTCCGGTTGTTGTTGATGTCCCTAAAGACATGACCGCGCCCAACGTTAAGTTTCCATACCATTACCCTGAACGCGTTAAAATTCGATCTTATAACCCGGTTAAGAAAGGCCACAGTGGGCAAATTCGTAAGGCCATGAATTTGTTGTTGCAGGCCAAAAAGCCGGTTATTTACGCCGGTGGCGGTGTGATATTAGGCAAAGCATCCGATGAACTCACTCAGTTTGCAAAGCTTATAAATTACCCGGTAACCAACACCTTAATGGGGCTGGGTGGGTACCCTGGTACCGATGAGCAAAGTTTAGGCATGCTCGGTATGCATGGCACTTACGAAGCCAACATGGCCATGCATAACGCCGATGTTATATTGGCGGTGGGTGCACGATTAGATGACCGAGTGACCAATAACGTTACAAAATTCTGTCCGAATGCGAAAATCATTCAAATAGACATAGACCCAACGTCTATCTCGAAAAACATCGTCGCCGATATCCCCATTGTGGGTCCGGTTAAGTCGGTGTTGTTGGAAATGCTTTCGCAATTAGAGCAAACCACGCAAACCATCGATGATGCCGCTTTAGATTTATGGTGGGCGCAAATTAATCAATGGCGAGAACGTCATGGTGGCCGTTACCGAACCGATGATTCGGAACTCATGAAACCTCAATTCGTAATAGAAACGCTCAGTAAAGTGACAAAAGGTGAAGCATACGTCTGCTCTGATGTGGGTCAGCATCAAATGTTTGCGGCGCAGTATTACAAATTTAACAAACCCAACCGTTGGATTAACTCAGGTGGTCTCGGCACTATGGGGTTTGGCTTACCAGCGGCCATGGGCGTTCAGTTAAATTACCCAGATGCGGATGTTATTTGCGTAACGGGTGAAGGCTCTATTCAAATGAATATTCAAGAGCTTTCAACCTGCAAACAATATGGCCTTCCAGTGAAAATATTGTGCTTGAACAATGGCTATTTAGGCATGGTTCGTCAGTGGCAAGACATGAACTACGAGTCACGCTATTCGCATTCGTATCTTGATTCATTGCCCGATTTTGTGAAATTAGCCGAAAGTTATGGCCATGTTGGCTTTGTTGTAGATAAAGCTGATCAGCTTGAAGCTGTGTTGAAAGAAGCGTTAGCGATACGGGATAAGTCAGTATTTATCGATGTTCGTATTGAGCCAGAAGAACACGTTTATCCGATGCAGGTACCCAATGGTGCTATGTGCGATATGTTTTTAAGTAAGACGGAGCGTACCTAATGAGACATATACTTTCTGTACTTATGGAAAACGAAGCAGGTGCCTTAGCAAGGTTAGTGGGCTTATTTGCGCAGCGTGCATTTAACATTGAGTCTTTAAACGTAGCGCCAACCGAAGATGATTCCTTGTCTCGACTGACTCTAGTCACCAAAGGTGATGATCAAGTCGTTGAACAAATCACTAAGCAGCTTAATAAGTTGGTTGAAGTGATCAAAGTTGTCGATCTAACTGAGGGTGCCCACATTGAACGTGGGCTCATGTTGGTCAAAGTTAGAGCGGCTGGAGCATTGCGTGAAGAAGTAAAACGCAGTGCCGATATATTCCGAGCAGCCATCATTGATGTAACGGCTACGACTTACACCATTCAAGTGACGGGAAATGAAGATAAACTCAATGCATTTCTAGAAGCGTTATCGGGAGCGACCATTATGGAAGTGGCTCGAACGGGAGTTTCTGGTGTAGCGCGGGGTGAAAAAACACTCAGTTTATAGTGTTTAGCTAAACTAAGTAGAAGGGAGATAGTATTTATCTCCTTTTTTTATGCTCCTTCAAAACAGTTCTTACCAAAGCAATGACACCCACCACTACGATAACACCAATCACTAAGCCAATAGCATCGCACAGCCACTTAGGGTCGCAGGGTAAGCCTATTTGAATATTCATTTGTGCGCCTAGTTATTACGCCTTATCTGTACAAGTTACGCAAAAAATGGCGCTAGGACAATCTTAAAGGCTAATTCACGGCAAACTTGAATAAGCGATGCTATAGTGAATCTATAAGTATTTTTTGCTGGAGCAACAGGTGCAGCCAGACATTTTATTCGCTCGTCAGCCCATATTAAACAATGCCCAACAGGTATTTGCTTACGAGCTGTTATTTCGCAGTGGAGAAGTTAATCAAGCCGAGTTCTTAGATGGCGATGTTGCCACTCGGTCCGTACTGCTCAGCGCATTTGCGGATAATAGTGCGCCGCAATTGTTAAATGGTAAACCCGGGTTATTAAACATTCGGTTGAGTATGGCCGCTAATTTGCCCGATTTCGCCGTGGAGTTTCTTTTTGTAGAAATTCTTGAATCTGAACATCATTTGAAAAAACTAGACCATGAAATAGCGCTGCTTAAACGGCGCGGATTCCGAGTGGCCTTAGATGATTTTGAAATGAAAAATTATCGTCCAGAGCTAATAGACTCG from Reinekea marina includes the following:
- the ilvN gene encoding acetolactate synthase small subunit, which translates into the protein MRHILSVLMENEAGALARLVGLFAQRAFNIESLNVAPTEDDSLSRLTLVTKGDDQVVEQITKQLNKLVEVIKVVDLTEGAHIERGLMLVKVRAAGALREEVKRSADIFRAAIIDVTATTYTIQVTGNEDKLNAFLEALSGATIMEVARTGVSGVARGEKTLSL
- a CDS encoding acetolactate synthase 3 large subunit codes for the protein MSKSESQPEMLSGGEMLCRALEDEGVEYVYGYPGGSVLHIYDALHRQEKLKHILVRHEQAATHMADAYARASGKAGVVLVTSGPGATNAITGIATAYMDSIPMVVITGQVMSHLIGCDAFQETDMLGISRPVVKHNILVKSAEEIPLAIKKAFYIAQSGRPGPVVVDVPKDMTAPNVKFPYHYPERVKIRSYNPVKKGHSGQIRKAMNLLLQAKKPVIYAGGGVILGKASDELTQFAKLINYPVTNTLMGLGGYPGTDEQSLGMLGMHGTYEANMAMHNADVILAVGARLDDRVTNNVTKFCPNAKIIQIDIDPTSISKNIVADIPIVGPVKSVLLEMLSQLEQTTQTIDDAALDLWWAQINQWRERHGGRYRTDDSELMKPQFVIETLSKVTKGEAYVCSDVGQHQMFAAQYYKFNKPNRWINSGGLGTMGFGLPAAMGVQLNYPDADVICVTGEGSIQMNIQELSTCKQYGLPVKILCLNNGYLGMVRQWQDMNYESRYSHSYLDSLPDFVKLAESYGHVGFVVDKADQLEAVLKEALAIRDKSVFIDVRIEPEEHVYPMQVPNGAMCDMFLSKTERT